A genome region from Carya illinoinensis cultivar Pawnee chromosome 2, C.illinoinensisPawnee_v1, whole genome shotgun sequence includes the following:
- the LOC122301750 gene encoding uncharacterized protein LOC122301750, whose amino-acid sequence MIYVNKWSNLKKLNKKLYNKFIAVENEMNNLSEALNISDVEVSSEECLPSARVHFGKQAGSVFNDPIKTKVWQKCWRIRVPNAVKSFLWRAANESLPTKLNLYKRKVVESPLCPIYLLHPEFVAHANWSCKAAQDVWTLSLRRIQKTRVDNGSFREILKDIMANLTDEEIFEMAFTTKQIWNQRTTWVFENIFGPPYAAVDKSNSKVSTCVVIKDSAGCIIATLCSPKSVCSNPLLGEAAAALRALTFCAELGVKQIILEVDSFTVVNSIKRKEEN is encoded by the exons ATGATTTATGTGAATAAGTGGTCAAACTTAAAAAAGCTCAACAAGAAGctatacaataaattcattgctGTGGAGAATGAGATGAATAACCTTTCTGAAGCACTGAACATTTCAGATGTTGAAGTATCAAG TGAGGAGTGCTTACCATCTGCAAGGGTCCATTTTGGAAAACAGGCTGGGTCAGTCTTCAATGACCCAATCAAAACCAAAGTTTGGCAAAAATGTTGGAGAATTAGGGTGCCTAATGCAGTCAAGTCCTTCCTTTGGAGAGCTGCCAATGAATCCCTTCCCACTAAGCTAAATCTATACAAAAGGAAGGTAGTGGAGTCCCCATTGTGCCCAATCTATCTACTCCATCCAGAATTTGTTGCTCATGCTAACTGGTCATGCAAGGCTGCTCAAGATGTATGGACCTTATCCTTGAGGAGGATTCAGAAGACTAGAGTTGATAATGGTTCCTTTAGAGAGATACTGAAGGACATTATGGCCAATCTGACTGATGAGGAAATTTTTGAGATGGCTTTCACTACCAAACAGATCTGGAACCAGAGGACTACTTGGgtctttgagaatatttttggtCCCCCCTATGCAG CCGTCGACAAAAGCAACTCTAAGGTGAGCACATGTGTAGTGATCAAGGATTCAGCAGGCTGCATCATTGCCACTCTTTGCTCCCCAAAATCTGTGTGTTCTAACCCCTTATTGGGGGAAGCTGCAGCTGCACTAAGAGCCTTAACCTTCTGTGCTGAATTGGGAGTTAAGCAGATCATCCTCGAAGTTGACTCTTTCACAGTGGTCAACTCTATCAAAAGGAAGGAGGAGAATTAG